TTTATTGAGACAATCCGAGCTTTATCAACGAATTGAAAAGTCGCAAACTGAAGGGGAGGTGGAGGCAAATGCTACGCGCGATTCGTAAACCTTTCGGCTATGAACCGATTTTAACAAAAGAAGATATTAAAGGTCCCGGAAGAAAAAAAGGAGAGCGAGCGAGTAACTGGAAATTTGTTCTTCATCAAATCTGGAAGCTCGTCGATGAACAACGTGCGCTTTTACTAACGGTTCTAGCGCTTGTTTTCGTCAGCTCGGCTTTAACGCTGTTAGGTCCTTTCATGGTCGGGAAAATCATCGATATCCATATTGTCACATCGCAGTTTAATGGGCTCGGCGCGAAAATAGGAATTCTTATCGCGGTCTATATAGGTTTATCATCCTCCATGTACTTCCAAAACTATTGGATGGTCGGGATTGCCCAACAAACCGTTTATCGATTGCGAACAAACTTATTTTCTCACTTGCAAAAGTTGCCGGTCTCTTTCTTTGATAAACGACAACACGGCGAATTAATGAGCCGCATGACAAACGACATTGAAAACGTCAGTCAGACGCTAAATACATCTTTCATTCAAGTGTTCTCAAGTATTCTTACGTTGACAGGGACTGTTGCGTTAATGCTCTACTTGAGCCCGCTCTTGACGTTATTGACGATGATTATCATACCAATCATGTTTATCGCATTACGTTGGATTACGCGACGAACTGGAAAGCTTTTTAAAGAACAGCAACAAGCGGTCGGGTCTTTAAATGGAATGATCGAAGAAACGATTTCCGGACAACGTATCGTCAAAGCCTTTTCGCAAGAAGAACGCGTCATGGAGGAGTTCACTGAAAAAAGTGATCGACTTCGAAGGACGGGTTTTTGGGCATTGACGTATTCAGGTTTTATTCCCAAAGTCATGAACATGCTGAATAACGCTAGTTTTGCAGTCGTTGCGGGGGTTGGCGGAATACTAGCATTAAAAGGGGATGGGCTTGTAACGATTGGTACCATTGTTATCTTTTCCGAGTTAGCGCGTCAATTCACGCGGCCGCTGAATGATTTGGCCAACCAATTTAATACTGTATTATCAGCGCTAGCTGGAGCGGAACGTGTTTTCAACATTATGAATGAACCCATAGAGAAAGATCATGCGACAGAACATAAAGATGCGGTTCTAACAGGTGACGTTGAATTTAGAAATGTCTCATTCGGGTATGCTGTTGATACAGACGGCTACACGATTAAGGGTGTTTCATTTCATGTGAAAGCTGGAGAAACCGCCGCGATGGTTGGAGCGACCGGAGCAGGGAAGACGACGATTATGCAATTGCTCGCGCGGTTTTATGAGGTCGATAAAGGTGAAATTTATATCGACGGCATCCCGATAAGCGAATTGCCGAGACAAACGCTTCGTAGTCAAACGGCATTCGTTTTGCAAGATCCATTTTTATTCGAAGCGACTGTATTTGAAAATATTCGGTACGGAAAACTGGATGCCACCGACGAGGAAATTATTGAAGCTGCCAAAAAAGCGAATGCGCATAGCTTTATCAGCCGTTTGGAAGATGGTTATGACACGGTCCTCACTGCCGACGGGGGAGAGATATCGCAAGGACAGAAACAACTGCTGTCAATCGCCCGCGCACTAGTGGCAGATCCCGCTATCCTGTTGCTTGATGAAGCGACAAGCAGTATCGACACAGTGACCGAACTCGAAATTCAAGAAGCACTCGATCGACTGATGGAAGGTCGAACCAGCTTCGTCATCGCGCATAGACTGAACACCGTTCGTAAAGCGGACACGGTTTATGTCATGGAACAAGGAAAGCTAATTGAATCCGGCGATCAAACAGAACTTATTGAACGTCAAGGGGTTTTTTACAACATGTTGTTGGACTCGAAAATATAATAAACAAAAGCGAAGGGCGCCTGCACAGCCCCGAAGAGGAAGAATACAGTTCAATTCTTACTTGTTGGATTCGAAAATATAAAAAGAAAAAAGGCTGCGGGATTTTCCGTAGCCTTTTCGTATGAAACTAATTATTTTCTTCAATGGTAAGCGTAGTATCGTCGTCGAACGTGATTTCAAGGTCGAATTTCGAGTAATCCTCAATGTTCAAGGATTCAAGTATTTCTCTCATGATTACCTCTTTAGGTTTATCTTTAGCAATTTTGACATCCAAGAAAAACTCATCAATGGCATTCATAGCGTCTTCATCTTTTAAATGGAAATTCTCAATATTATTCTTGTATTCGGCTTCGAATGTATCGTTCTGTTTATTAACTTCGTAATCAATATCGATGGCATCTTTTCCATCGATGTCGATTTCAAGATCAAAGTCTAACAAACCAAAGCCATCACCAAAATAAAGTGAACCGTCTCGGTCTTCAACTTCAGAGGATATGGTTGGCTCATCTCTGCTTTCAACAGAACTTTTATTATTATTCTTTCCACAACCCGCAATAAGTAAAACACTAGCGAAAATGGTTATCATAAGGAATTTGGATTTTCTCAATCGTTTCACTCCCTTTCGCAATAATCCCTTTATTAGTATTTTACCGCTAATTCAGGAAACTAAACAAAAACGAATTGAATGAAGGGAGGAACTTTTTACCATTTGGCGATGTGTTCTTCAGAGCAACCGAGCATTTGACGGATTTGTAGAATCGAGTTGTCTTGCAACCGTACATATCCATTGAAATACCCGACGAGTTGATGCACTTCAGAACGAACTAATTTGGCATCTGTTTTGGAAATTCGTTCGAAAAATGGCGTGAACGTTAAATTTACATCATCCGTAAATTTTGTGCGAATTTTCCACGGTTTCATATAAAATTTATCATCATAGGTGAAAAGCACATCTTCATGCACTTTTGTCATCTGACCATCAACAAAAATTGCATTTTCGGTCATTCCGGTACCATCCGTCCACTGACCGCCGAAATTAAGCCCAATACGACGTCCCCCAATACGTTGGGATGCCATTGCCCAATTCCAACTCGCATGTCGCGGCCAAATCCCGCGCCCGAAATCAAGCACCGAAAAACTATAGTCGGCGTTAAAGTCAAAACGCTGTTCGCCAATTTTAACGAATCCATTCGTTGGTAATGTATGATGCTTCGCAGTGAATTGAAAGATGTTGCGATTTCTTGGAATGACGACGTTCAACGTTTCATCTTCAGGCGGATGAAAGATGTGAAGATCAGCATGAAGGACCTCGTTGTCAAAATCTGGTATGGAAACGGAAAGATGCGTTTCATTTTGAAGGTGAACCATTTGGACAGACATCGTGTCGTCGACGAATTTGATGCTGTCGAGTACATCTTCAGACATTTTTACTTTTCGGCCACCGGGAATGGTAATTTGTTTTTCGAAAAATCTTTGGGTTTCGAAATTTAGTATGTAAACGAAGCAAACGGCCGCGTAATCGAGATGGGTAATGGTCGCGGAAAACATAATTTCTTCTCCGTAAACGCACCAATAATTCCACTTTTTCTTTCTCATAAAGTTTTTCGTTAAATTACTTGTGATTAACGGATACCGGGCAAAGCCGATTGCTTCTGGGTTAAGCAATCCTTTATCATCACAAAGAAGAACAGGTTCTGTTATTTCTCTCTCCAAATGTTGCATCGCCGCATCCCCCTGCCTATTGTCTTCAATTTGAAATTCTGCTATACTATTATTGTATCAAATTTGAGGGGGCTTAGCCCAGCTAGGAGAGCGCTTCGCTGGCAGTTCTTAACTCAAGGGGCCTTAGTATAATGGGATTACGCTTGCATGGCATGCAAATAATACGAGTTCGATTCTCGTAGGCTCCATAAATAGTAGCACCTGAACCTTGTGGATATTGAGGTTTAGGTGCTTTTTTGATTGATTTTTTTGATGGGTTGAGGTGGTTTGGTCGTTTGTGGTGGCGCTTTAGTCGTTTGCGGACTTGCATTGGTCGTTTCAAGAATTTCAAGCCTTCGACTCATGATACTACTTAAAGTCTCATAGATTGGCTTAGGAGGAGATCTGTGTTGTACGACCGATTAGCTGCTGTCCGGTATGCGGATGAATGGTGGAATAGTTATAACCCGGCTTATCCGAAGTTCGATGTTGATTGCACGAATTATATTTCGCAATGTCTTCGGGCGGGCGGGGCACCGATGTGGGGGTATCCAAATCGGGAAAGAGGATGGTGGATCGGCGGCGGTACTTGGAGTTTTAGTTGGTCGACATCCCATTCGCTCAGATGGTATCTCGCAGGATCTACACGAGGTCTGACTGCAACACAAGTTAGTTCCGCGGAACAATTGGACCTTGGTGATGTGATTGTCTATGACTTTCAAAACGACGGAAGATTTGACCATTCAACAATCGTGACAGCAAAAAATGGCTCGGAGCCGCTCGTCAACGCGCATACGTACAATGTGAAGCATCGCACTTGGGACTATAAAGATTCCTATGCATACAGGCCGAATGCCAAGTATATTTTCTTCAAAATCAATGATAACTTCACATGAAAAATGCAGCCCGTCTACTGACTACGGGCTGCATTTCTTTTTATTCTTCATACCATAATACTGCCAGTGTGCCTTCACCAGCATGGACAGCGAGTACTGAACTAATATCGCCGATTTCAACATCAACTTCAGGTACTTGTTGGGTGATGAGCTTTTTCAAATGCTCGGCTTGCTCAGGAACATTTCCTTGCATCAAGTAGATTTTAGTAACGCCAGCACGATGGCCATCCGCTACTTTGTCAACCAAATATTGCAAGGCTCTTTTTTCAGAACGTACTTTATCGATGGCTTTAAGTTCGCCTTCCGTGGAAATTTGAACAATTGGCTTCACTTTTAGAAGACTGCCTAAGTAAAATTGAGCGGCACTCATACGTCCGCCCTTGTACAATTGGTCAAGTTTACCGATGAGGATAAAGTTCGTGCATTTACCAACCATCTTCTCCAACGCTTCTTTAATTTCCGAAACCGTTGAACCGTTTTCATGCATGTCCATCCCGCGTTGAATTAAACCTGTAATCCCATAGGAAAGGGAGAGGGAATCGATGAACGTAATCGGGAAACCGGCAATTTCAGCTCCACCTTGAGAAGATGCCAACGTGCCGCTCATTTTTGCGGAAACATGGATCGCGATAGCCTCTTCGTAGTTCTCGGCGATTTCTTTATATCGCTCAGAAAACTCCCCAGCGGAAGGTTGTGACGTTTTAGGAAACTCTTCCGCGTTCTTAATTTTCCCGTATAATTGCTCCGGAGTTAGATCAACACCGTCAACATATTGCTTTTCTCCGAAATGTATATTGAGTGGCACCGAAAAGAAATCCGGATGTTGTTGTAGCTCTTCAGGAACATAGGCAGTACTGTCTACAATCCACGCTAATGGTTTTTTAGTCACTAGTAAAATCATCCTCTATTATCGTTTTTTCTACTAATAACATTATACCATGGAAAGCATTATGCGTGTGTATGAATGTTATTTACTATTCTAATAATAGGGTCGTTTTATGACAATCTCCGTGCGGGAATAAATCGTCCCGCAACGGGAATAACATCACGCGTAACGGGAGCAACCCAACCCGACACGGGAATAAAATCCCGGCCAACCCCGTTGCGGGAATAAACTAGCGAGCAACGGGAATAACGTCGCGCGTTACGGGAGCAACCCGACCCGATACGGGAATAAAAAACCCGCCCAACCCGTTGCGGGAATAAATTAGCGAGCAACGGGAATAACGTCGCGCGTTACGGGAGCAACCCAACCCGATACGGGAATAAAATCCCGGCCAACCCTGTTGCGGGAATAAACTAGCGAGCAACAGTAATAACGTCGCGCGTTACGGGAGCAACCCAACCCGATACGGGAATAAAATCCCGGCCAACCCCGTTGCGGGAATAAACTAGCGAGCAACGGTAATAACGTCGCGCGTTACGGGAGCAACCCAACCCGATACGGGAATAAAAAACAGGTACCTGAATAATGGATTATTCAGGTACCCGTATAATCATCTAAAACCATCTTAAATAAGAACTTACTTCTTCAATTCATCCTTAGTAAAGTTTTCAATCTCATAATAATAATCGCCAATCACACGAAGACCTTGATCAAAGTTTTCTAAATGGAAGTGCTCGTTTGGCGCGTGGAAGTTTTCAGTTGATAATCCGAAGCCCATGAGCACAACCGGCAGTTCCAATACTTCATCGAATGCCGCGACAATCGGAATGGAACCTCCACCGCGCGTATACGCAGTCGGCACATTGTATACTTTTTCGTACGAACGACCCGCTGCTTGGATCGCCGGATGATCGAAAGGCGTTATAAACGGTTTGCCTTTATCGAATTCTGTAACTGTCACAGTAACGCCAGCAGGTTTATGTTTTTCAATATGCGCTTTTAGTTTTTCAACGATTTCATCTGGATCTTGGTCCGGCACAAGTCGACAAGTAATCTTTACGCCAGCTTCGGCAGGTAAAACAGTCTTGATGCCTTCTCCTGAAAAACCGCCAAAAATGCCGTTAAGCTCAAGCGTTGGACGGGCCCACGTTTGTTCTAGATACGAAAATCCTTTTTCGCCAAATAACTCAGGCACATCGATTTCATTTTTCAAATCTTCTTCATCAAATCCAAGCGCTTCATAAGCTCCGCGTTCCTCATCGCTTAAAGGACGCACATTGTCGTAAAAACCTTCAACGGCAATCGTTCCTTCTTTATCGCGGAATGATGCGAGCAACTCGACAATCGCATGAAGTGGGTTTTGAACCCCTCCGCCGTATAAACCAGAATGCAAGTCGCCTTTCGCGCCTTTCACATCGACTTGTACGCCGCAAAGTCCGCGTAGTCCGTAACAAACGGCTGGTCTGCCAGGTCCTTGCATGCCCGTATCGGAAATAACAATGACGTCCGCGGAAAGCTTGTCTTTATTATCAACAATATAGCTCTCCAAATTCGGGCTGCCGATTTCTTCTTCGCCTTCGATTAAAAACTTTACGTTAACCGGTAGGCTTCCTGATTCTTTCATTAACGCCTCAACCGCTTTAATATGCATGAAAACTTGTCCTTTATCATCACTCGCGCCGCGTGCATACAACTTATTATCGCGAACTTCAGGTTCAAAAGGAGCGCTATCCCATAATTCAAGCGGATCGACCGGTTGCACATCGTAATGACCGTATACAAGAATCGTTGGTTTGCCTTCCGCATGCAACCAATCACCGTAAACGACAGGATGGCCATCCGTCTCATTGATTTCAACGTTTTCAAGTCCAGCCTTCGTCAATGAATCAACCAACCACTCTGCAGCTTGTTGCATATCTGGTTTATGTTCGGATAAAGCGCTAATACTTGGAATACGTAAAAATTCATTTAATTCCTCGAGATGCGTTTCGCGTTGTTCGGTGAAATATTGGTCTAATTTTTCTAAATGCGTCAATCAAATCCCTCATTTCAATAAGTTTGCCTTCTGAAAATAGTATAGCAGAATTGTGTGAAATGAAGTTAAATTGTCATGTGTTTGATGGGAATTATGGTATGATATGAGGAAATAAATTAAAATAAAATTTATACATAGAAAAACGTCCCTAGGAGGAATGAAGTTTTGTTTTTCGCACTCGGATTCTTTTTAATCATGTCGTTCTTCCTTTCGGGAAGCGAAACAGCACTTACCGCAGTCAACAGGATGAAGGTCCAGCTTCGGGCTGAGCAAGATGATAAAAAATCACAAAAGCTACTCAACTTGATTTCGAAGCCGGACCGAATGATAACTGCGATTTTAATCGGAAATAATATTGCCAATATCATGATGCCGACAATCGTAACCATGATTTGTATTGAAAAAGGTTGGAAAGTCGGAATTGCAACCGGAATTTTAACAGTCGTGATTATCGTATTCGGTGAAGTGTTGCCAAAGACGATTGCCGCAACATTTGCTGATCGCGTTGCCTATGTTGTTGCACCTACAATATCACTACTTGTAAGAATTCTCACACCACTCACGGCGCTTCTTGCGACGTTTACGAATATTTTCATTCGTATTATTTCAAAAGGAACAGTTAGGGAAGCAACATTGACGAAAGAAGACCTTAGATCGATGGTGGATCTTGCAACAATCGAAGGGACTTTCGAACAAGATGAAACGCTCAGGTTAAAAGGCGTGCTTGATTTTAGGGACAAAGACGTTTGGGACGTCCTTGAAACGCATCGTACGGATGTCGTCGGTATACCGCTCACAGCCACTTATGAAGAAGTCCGCGACACCATTTTAGAGTTCTTTTACACGCGCTACCCGGTGTATGAGGAAAGTATGGATTCCATTGTCGGGATGTTTTATTCGAAAATGTTCATCGAATGGTCTTTAGAGCCTGAAAGAAAGCTCGGGGAATTCATTGACCGCGATATGATCTATGTCGTTCAAACAGCAAGTGTGGAAACTGTATTTAAAATGATGCTTTCGCAGAAGAAACATATGGCCGTTGTGCTTGATGAATACGGGGGAACGCTTGGTATTGTCACGCAAGAAGATATTATCGAAGAAATGATTGGACAAGACATTGAAGATGAAACCGATATGGAAGATGAAGTGTTGATTTATGAAAAGACGGATGACTCCCTAACTTGCCATGGTCGTTTAGAAATAATAGACGCGATGGAACTAATCGGGATCGAGCTGCCGACGGATCACGAAACGATTGGCGGGTTTGTATTACAACAACTTGGCCATTTACCGGAACCAGGCGAGCGCTTTTCGTATGAAAACTTACGGTTCGAAATAGAGGAAATGGAACGCACTCGAATTATTCGCATGAAAATCACTGCGGAAAGAGATGATTAATTTCCAACCTTACAAGTTTGTAAGATTACTGAAAGAGAATACGATGGTTCAAATTGTCTTTATTGCTGATAATAAGGTTAATAGCAAAAAGACAGGGGAGTAATAAAGATGACGAACAATCTAGATGACTTGTATGAAGAATACGGTCGGTATATCTATCATCTATGTTTAAAACTAACACGAAATAAAGAAGAAGCCGAAGACGTTATGCAAGACGTCTGGGTTAAAGTGATTCGTTACAGTGATCGACTGGATACGATCGACCATTTAAAAGGATGGATTACGACCATCTGCATGAACACGTTCCGCGATCGCTACCGAAAAAATATAAGGCATAGCGAACACGTGATGAACCAACCACCTACACTTGACGTTCCGATCCTCGATTTGGTTCCAAGTGATACATTAACGCCTGGTCAAATTGTTGAACAAAATGATATTCAATCAATCGTTCGCCAAAAAATAGACAAATTAGATGAAATCTATAAAACGACAATCGAGTACTTCTACGTCTACCAATATTCACTCAATGAAATTGCGGAAGAAATGAAAGTTTCTATCGGAACGGTCAAATCACGACTATTTCGTGCGAGAAAATACTTGAAAGAACTAATGATTGAAGATCGAGCAACTCACGAATATGTAATTGCCTAACAAACACAGCCAAATCGATGGCTGTGTTTTTTATTTACAGGAAACTATAAAATTATGTGTAGTGATAATTTCTAACATAGAGATTTCACGTCTAGCTTCAGGCCGTATCGCACCGTTTCGATTTTTCATCTGGAATAAAACCCCGTGTCATTGTTTATCGACTCTCACCACGGGGAATATATCCTATGATCTAGTAGTTTTGAAGCGGAGATGTTCGAATGAAATCTAAGAAAAAGAAAATAATAATTGGAAGCGTTGGAATACTACTTCTCATATATATAGCAACAATATTATGGCATACATTTAAACCTCTCCCAACAGGTCTCTCATACGAAGGAAAACTGCATTATACGGACGATGTTCAGATGATTACCGATTTAACATACGCGCAAAATGAAGACGGAGACGACTTGCGACACGAAATCCATATTTTTGACGAAGTGAATCAATTAATCGAGGATGCCGAACAATTCATCGTTCTCGACTTTTTTCTCTTTGACCATTATTCGGACGAAAATATTGCTTTTCCGAAAAATGTAGAGACGATGACAGAAAATCTAGTGAAGAAAAAAGAAATAAACCCGAAAATGCCAATCACTTTCATCACAGACCCACTCAACATAGGATACGGTTCCTATGAAAACAAATGGTTCGAACAAATGGAAGATGCCGGCATAAAAGTCGTCTACACAGACTTAGATCCGCTTCGTGATTCAACGCCAATCTACTCAGGCCTCTATCGAACAATTTTCAGATGGATGGATGTGAAAGGTAAAGGCTGGATTCCAAATGCGATGTCTTGCGAAGCACCGAAAATGACACTGGCCTCCTATGTGACATTATTAAATATAAAAGCCAATCATCGGAAGGCGATCGTCACCGAGAAAGAGGCTATCGTCACATCCGGAAATCCCCATAACGCGAGCGGTTTTCACGGGAATGTTGCCATGAAAGTAACAGGGCCTGTCATAAACGATATTTTAGAAGCTGAAGAAGCGGTAGTGAATTATACGAACGGCGGCACGTTGCCGCGAGCTAACATAGAAGAAAAAGAAGACGGGGAATACCAAGTCCAATATATAACAGAAAAGAAAATACTCGACACAATGCTCGTCGATATCAATAAAGCACAAAAAGGCGATCAGATATTTCTCGGAATGTTTTTCATAGCCGAGGAAAGTTTGGTCAAAGCACTTCTAGATGCGGCTAGTCGCGGGGTAGATGTGAAGATGATTTTAGATCCCAACAAAAACTCATTCGGCAGTCAAAAAACGGGCCTGCCCAATCGGCCAGTTGCTCAAAGAATGAAAAGAGATTCGAAGGGGAAAATCGATATTCGCTGGTACAATACTGTAATCGGTCAATACCACACAAAGCTCGTCGTCGTCCAAACCGCCGACGAAACCTACATTTCCAACGGCGCCGCAAATTTAACCGATCGCGCTTTAAATAACTATAATTTGGAATCAAACCTGCGCATTATCGCGCCAAATGACAGCGAGCTCGTACAAGACATCAACACTTACTTTGAGAGACTCTGGAAAAACGAAGACGCCCTATACACCGTCGACTTCGAAAAGTATCAGAACGACTTTACCTTTTATCAACGAAGTATTATTCGGTTGCAGAAATTGTTTAAGTTAACGACATACTAAAAACTTTTAAATTTATTAATTAGTCCCGTTGATTTCCGTTCCGGACGGCGCTTTCCTGCGGGCATCACCTCAATCTCCTCGTCGCTGCGCTCCTGCGGGGCTTTCGGTTGATAAAAGCAAGAGTGATCTTCTCTTGCCATCTTTGCTCTCTATTTCCGGTCGAGTAGGTGGAAACCTTTCTCCCTTTCGGGAGATTGTATTTCACACCCCTCACAGAACCGTGCGTGCGCTATTAACGCACACGGCTCTTCCATTTTATCATTCACAGAATATAGCTAATCTCTTCGCGAAGTTTAAAGATATTAACCTTTACCTTCGGTATTGGGAAAGGAAACATTCGTAGGAACAAGTTGAACTTGTCAAAGTTAAAAGATTTCCTTTGACTTCTTCTGTTCATCCATTTGAAAAATAGAATCTTAACCTTGTCTACAAAGTTTCTAACACTTCGGCTATTGTCAGTTATGCAGTAATAGTTAAAGTAACCATTCAATGACCGTTGAAGTCGTTTGGCTACAACGTGTATATTCATTGTGCGATTGGCCATAAGCCACTCTTTGCATTCTTTCAATTTAGCTCGCATCTTCTTCCCACTTGTTTTCCGTTTCACTCGGAATTTACCATGTTTACTTTGACTACAGAAATGCGTGAAGCCTAGAAATTCAAATGTTTCAGGCTTTCCTTTTCGTTTGCTGTTTCTTACAGCGTATTTCCCGAAGGGAATAATCTTTGTTTTATCCTCCGCAATTTCAAGATTGAATTTCTTCAGTCTCAAGGTTAGGGCACGATAAAAATTATTTGCTTCTGTTTCGCTTTGAAAACAGCATACGAAATCGTCCGCATACCTCACCATATATGCTTGTCCTTTACAGGACTTACGCACGGCTTTCTCAAACCATAAGTCAAGAACATAGTGAAGATAGATGTTTGCGAGAATCGGTGATATGATGCCACCTTGAGGAGTTCCAACATCTGTTTTGTAGAAACTTCCGTTTTCCATGTATCCGCCCTTTAGAAATCTTGCAATAATTCCCAATAGGGCTGGGTCGGCAATTCTATGCTTAAGGAATTTCATCAGCCATTCGTGATTGACGTTGTCAAAGAATCCCTTGATATCCACGTCAACAATAAAGTTCGTATATCGCTCCTCAAGATATACATTAAGTATTTTGAGCGCATCATGACAGTTTCGTTTCGGTCGAAACCCAAAAGAACTATCTAGGAAGATTGGTTCATACATGGCATTTAAAATCTTGGCTATCCCTCTTTGAACTATCTTATCTTCGTACTCGGGAATGCCTAACGGCCTTTTCTTATCTGAACCTGCCTTTGCAATATACGTTCTTCTAACGGGAACGGGCTTGTAGCTTTTCTTTTTCATTCTTTCTACAAGCTTTGCAATGTTTTC
This genomic window from Sporosarcina sp. Marseille-Q4063 contains:
- a CDS encoding ABC transporter ATP-binding protein gives rise to the protein MLRAIRKPFGYEPILTKEDIKGPGRKKGERASNWKFVLHQIWKLVDEQRALLLTVLALVFVSSALTLLGPFMVGKIIDIHIVTSQFNGLGAKIGILIAVYIGLSSSMYFQNYWMVGIAQQTVYRLRTNLFSHLQKLPVSFFDKRQHGELMSRMTNDIENVSQTLNTSFIQVFSSILTLTGTVALMLYLSPLLTLLTMIIIPIMFIALRWITRRTGKLFKEQQQAVGSLNGMIEETISGQRIVKAFSQEERVMEEFTEKSDRLRRTGFWALTYSGFIPKVMNMLNNASFAVVAGVGGILALKGDGLVTIGTIVIFSELARQFTRPLNDLANQFNTVLSALAGAERVFNIMNEPIEKDHATEHKDAVLTGDVEFRNVSFGYAVDTDGYTIKGVSFHVKAGETAAMVGATGAGKTTIMQLLARFYEVDKGEIYIDGIPISELPRQTLRSQTAFVLQDPFLFEATVFENIRYGKLDATDEEIIEAAKKANAHSFISRLEDGYDTVLTADGGEISQGQKQLLSIARALVADPAILLLDEATSSIDTVTELEIQEALDRLMEGRTSFVIAHRLNTVRKADTVYVMEQGKLIESGDQTELIERQGVFYNMLLDSKI
- a CDS encoding YusW family protein, producing MRKSKFLMITIFASVLLIAGCGKNNNKSSVESRDEPTISSEVEDRDGSLYFGDGFGLLDFDLEIDIDGKDAIDIDYEVNKQNDTFEAEYKNNIENFHLKDEDAMNAIDEFFLDVKIAKDKPKEVIMREILESLNIEDYSKFDLEITFDDDTTLTIEENN
- a CDS encoding DUF2804 domain-containing protein, translating into MQHLEREITEPVLLCDDKGLLNPEAIGFARYPLITSNLTKNFMRKKKWNYWCVYGEEIMFSATITHLDYAAVCFVYILNFETQRFFEKQITIPGGRKVKMSEDVLDSIKFVDDTMSVQMVHLQNETHLSVSIPDFDNEVLHADLHIFHPPEDETLNVVIPRNRNIFQFTAKHHTLPTNGFVKIGEQRFDFNADYSFSVLDFGRGIWPRHASWNWAMASQRIGGRRIGLNFGGQWTDGTGMTENAIFVDGQMTKVHEDVLFTYDDKFYMKPWKIRTKFTDDVNLTFTPFFERISKTDAKLVRSEVHQLVGYFNGYVRLQDNSILQIRQMLGCSEEHIAKW
- a CDS encoding amidase domain-containing protein — protein: MLYDRLAAVRYADEWWNSYNPAYPKFDVDCTNYISQCLRAGGAPMWGYPNRERGWWIGGGTWSFSWSTSHSLRWYLAGSTRGLTATQVSSAEQLDLGDVIVYDFQNDGRFDHSTIVTAKNGSEPLVNAHTYNVKHRTWDYKDSYAYRPNAKYIFFKINDNFT
- a CDS encoding DegV family protein, which encodes MTKKPLAWIVDSTAYVPEELQQHPDFFSVPLNIHFGEKQYVDGVDLTPEQLYGKIKNAEEFPKTSQPSAGEFSERYKEIAENYEEAIAIHVSAKMSGTLASSQGGAEIAGFPITFIDSLSLSYGITGLIQRGMDMHENGSTVSEIKEALEKMVGKCTNFILIGKLDQLYKGGRMSAAQFYLGSLLKVKPIVQISTEGELKAIDKVRSEKRALQYLVDKVADGHRAGVTKIYLMQGNVPEQAEHLKKLITQQVPEVDVEIGDISSVLAVHAGEGTLAVLWYEE
- a CDS encoding dipeptidase; this translates as MTHLEKLDQYFTEQRETHLEELNEFLRIPSISALSEHKPDMQQAAEWLVDSLTKAGLENVEINETDGHPVVYGDWLHAEGKPTILVYGHYDVQPVDPLELWDSAPFEPEVRDNKLYARGASDDKGQVFMHIKAVEALMKESGSLPVNVKFLIEGEEEIGSPNLESYIVDNKDKLSADVIVISDTGMQGPGRPAVCYGLRGLCGVQVDVKGAKGDLHSGLYGGGVQNPLHAIVELLASFRDKEGTIAVEGFYDNVRPLSDEERGAYEALGFDEEDLKNEIDVPELFGEKGFSYLEQTWARPTLELNGIFGGFSGEGIKTVLPAEAGVKITCRLVPDQDPDEIVEKLKAHIEKHKPAGVTVTVTEFDKGKPFITPFDHPAIQAAGRSYEKVYNVPTAYTRGGGSIPIVAAFDEVLELPVVLMGFGLSTENFHAPNEHFHLENFDQGLRVIGDYYYEIENFTKDELKK
- a CDS encoding hemolysin family protein; amino-acid sequence: MFFALGFFLIMSFFLSGSETALTAVNRMKVQLRAEQDDKKSQKLLNLISKPDRMITAILIGNNIANIMMPTIVTMICIEKGWKVGIATGILTVVIIVFGEVLPKTIAATFADRVAYVVAPTISLLVRILTPLTALLATFTNIFIRIISKGTVREATLTKEDLRSMVDLATIEGTFEQDETLRLKGVLDFRDKDVWDVLETHRTDVVGIPLTATYEEVRDTILEFFYTRYPVYEESMDSIVGMFYSKMFIEWSLEPERKLGEFIDRDMIYVVQTASVETVFKMMLSQKKHMAVVLDEYGGTLGIVTQEDIIEEMIGQDIEDETDMEDEVLIYEKTDDSLTCHGRLEIIDAMELIGIELPTDHETIGGFVLQQLGHLPEPGERFSYENLRFEIEEMERTRIIRMKITAERDD
- a CDS encoding RNA polymerase sigma factor, which produces MTNNLDDLYEEYGRYIYHLCLKLTRNKEEAEDVMQDVWVKVIRYSDRLDTIDHLKGWITTICMNTFRDRYRKNIRHSEHVMNQPPTLDVPILDLVPSDTLTPGQIVEQNDIQSIVRQKIDKLDEIYKTTIEYFYVYQYSLNEIAEEMKVSIGTVKSRLFRARKYLKELMIEDRATHEYVIA